Proteins from one Catenuloplanes atrovinosus genomic window:
- a CDS encoding CPBP family intramembrane glutamic endopeptidase codes for MLLVLVASRGINGLASVNPLIALVAGALTSAAAIAAYVWLTRRVEGREADEVSLRNMWPGLFRGILLGAGLFTATILLIGMFGGWASVSWHSFGAFLVTLGLMASVAVSEELLFRGVVYRILEERAGTVIAVLASSLFFGAMHLVNEHATPWGAVAIALEGGTLTAACFLLTRSLWLPIGLHFAWNATQSGVFGAPVSGAESGDSGLLHLALHTSKTALTGGTFGPEASLIAMLVCTVPAILLLRRAHRAGRFRTGTLTGRLRARPE; via the coding sequence ATGTTGCTCGTGCTCGTGGCGTCGCGGGGCATCAACGGCCTGGCGTCCGTCAACCCGCTGATCGCACTGGTTGCGGGTGCCTTGACCAGTGCCGCCGCGATCGCCGCATACGTCTGGCTGACCCGCCGGGTCGAGGGCCGGGAGGCGGACGAGGTGTCGCTGAGAAACATGTGGCCGGGCCTTTTCCGCGGCATTCTGCTCGGCGCCGGGCTGTTCACCGCGACCATTCTCCTGATCGGAATGTTCGGCGGCTGGGCGAGCGTCTCCTGGCATTCGTTCGGTGCGTTCCTGGTGACGCTGGGCCTGATGGCGAGCGTCGCCGTCAGCGAGGAGCTGCTGTTCCGCGGCGTCGTGTACCGGATTCTGGAGGAGCGGGCCGGCACGGTTATCGCGGTGCTCGCGTCCTCGCTGTTCTTCGGCGCGATGCACCTGGTCAACGAGCACGCCACGCCGTGGGGCGCGGTGGCGATCGCGCTGGAGGGCGGCACGCTGACCGCGGCCTGCTTCCTGCTGACCCGCTCGCTGTGGCTGCCGATCGGCCTGCATTTCGCCTGGAACGCCACCCAGTCGGGCGTGTTCGGCGCCCCGGTCTCCGGCGCCGAGAGTGGCGACAGCGGCCTGCTGCACCTGGCGCTGCACACCTCGAAGACCGCGCTGACCGGCGGCACGTTCGGCCCGGAGGCCAGCCTGATCGCGATGCTGGTCTGCACGGTGCCCGCGATCCTGCTGCTGCGCCGGGCCCACCGGGCCGGCCGGTTCCGCACCGGCACGCTGACCGGCCGGCTGCGGGCCCGCCCCGAGTGA
- a CDS encoding NAD(P)/FAD-dependent oxidoreductase — protein MYDAIVVGARTAGSPTAMLLARQGHSVLLLDKATFPSDTLSTHLMHVPAMAALERWGLHDAVVATGAPPHTTFTMDFGPFAIVGQPPPFEGAVSPYCVRRTQLDRILLDAAREAGAEVRTGVAVDEILIEDGTVTGVRTRDGAVERARIVIGADGLHSTVAKAVDAKVYAETPALTAGYYAYYTGVSRDGAEIYNLGDRTVVIFPTNDGTAVVFVACPIADFHEFRTDVEGNFAAAIARVPDVAARVANGERTERIRGTADVPNFFRAAFGDGWALVGDAGYHKDPCMAAGIMDAFLSAEWLAAAVHAGLAGQRPMADALAEYQATRDERFLPYLRMTVGLASMEPPPPEQAALFAKIASDPAESTRFFGALQGSTPIDEYLSPENIGRIMSS, from the coding sequence ATGTATGACGCGATCGTCGTCGGCGCGCGCACCGCGGGCTCGCCGACCGCCATGTTGCTGGCCCGTCAGGGGCACAGCGTCCTGCTCCTGGACAAGGCCACTTTTCCCAGCGACACCCTGTCGACGCACCTCATGCACGTTCCCGCGATGGCCGCGCTCGAGCGGTGGGGCCTGCACGACGCGGTGGTCGCCACCGGCGCGCCACCGCACACCACGTTCACCATGGACTTCGGCCCGTTCGCGATCGTCGGCCAGCCGCCGCCGTTCGAGGGCGCGGTCTCGCCCTACTGCGTGCGGCGGACGCAGCTGGACCGGATTCTCCTCGACGCGGCGCGCGAGGCCGGCGCGGAGGTGCGCACCGGCGTCGCCGTGGACGAGATCCTGATCGAGGACGGTACGGTCACCGGCGTGCGGACCCGGGACGGCGCGGTCGAGCGGGCGCGCATCGTGATCGGCGCGGACGGCCTGCACTCCACGGTGGCCAAGGCGGTCGACGCGAAGGTCTACGCGGAGACCCCGGCGCTGACCGCGGGCTACTACGCGTACTACACCGGCGTCTCGCGGGACGGCGCGGAGATCTACAACCTCGGCGACCGTACGGTGGTGATCTTCCCGACCAACGACGGGACGGCCGTGGTGTTCGTCGCCTGCCCGATCGCGGACTTCCACGAGTTCCGGACGGATGTGGAGGGCAACTTCGCGGCCGCGATCGCGCGGGTGCCGGACGTGGCCGCGCGGGTCGCGAACGGCGAGCGCACCGAGCGGATCCGCGGTACCGCGGACGTGCCGAACTTCTTCCGCGCCGCGTTCGGCGACGGCTGGGCGCTGGTCGGCGACGCCGGCTACCACAAGGACCCGTGCATGGCCGCCGGGATCATGGACGCGTTCCTGTCCGCGGAGTGGCTGGCCGCGGCCGTGCACGCCGGGCTGGCCGGGCAGCGGCCGATGGCGGACGCGCTCGCGGAGTACCAGGCCACGCGGGACGAGCGCTTCCTGCCGTACCTGCGGATGACCGTGGGTCTGGCCTCGATGGAACCGCCGCCGCCGGAGCAGGCCGCGCTGTTCGCGAAGATCGCGTCCGACCCGGCGGAGAGCACGCGTTTCTTCGGCGCGCTGCAGGGCAGCACGCCGATCGACGAGTACCTGTCCCCGGAGAACATCGGCCGGATCATGTCGTCCTGA
- a CDS encoding VOC family protein, protein MTDFGHGTPVWADLGTPDVADAVRFYGLLFGWTAAQVPGGNGYALFSLGDEPVAGVGPVRGLDDQNEWCTYLLTDDADESARRVAAAGGTVEKPPYDVLTLGRTAAFLDPAGAEFSVWQPGDLPGAAVFNAPGALTWNELSTPDAEGAQRFYGDVFGWTANPGDYRTWQSAGRQIGGLVPIDAPAPARWMVYFGVADCDASTERAIRLGATVAVQPTDIPWGRFATLNDPQGAFFSIFQG, encoded by the coding sequence ATGACCGATTTTGGGCACGGCACGCCCGTCTGGGCAGATCTGGGCACTCCCGACGTGGCGGACGCGGTCCGCTTCTACGGCCTGCTGTTCGGCTGGACCGCCGCGCAGGTGCCGGGCGGTAACGGATACGCGCTGTTCTCGCTGGGCGACGAGCCGGTCGCGGGCGTCGGCCCGGTGCGGGGCCTCGACGACCAGAACGAGTGGTGCACCTACCTGCTCACCGACGACGCCGACGAGTCCGCGCGCCGGGTGGCCGCGGCCGGCGGCACGGTGGAGAAGCCGCCGTACGACGTGCTGACGCTGGGCCGGACCGCCGCGTTCCTGGACCCGGCCGGCGCGGAGTTCTCCGTCTGGCAGCCCGGCGACCTGCCCGGCGCGGCCGTGTTCAACGCGCCCGGCGCGCTGACCTGGAACGAGTTGTCCACGCCGGACGCGGAGGGCGCGCAGCGGTTCTACGGCGACGTCTTCGGCTGGACCGCGAACCCGGGCGACTACCGCACCTGGCAGTCGGCCGGGCGCCAGATCGGCGGGCTGGTGCCGATCGACGCGCCGGCACCGGCCCGCTGGATGGTGTACTTCGGCGTCGCCGACTGCGACGCGAGCACCGAGCGCGCGATCCGGCTGGGCGCGACCGTCGCGGTCCAGCCGACCGACATCCCGTGGGGCCGGTTCGCCACGCTCAACGACCCGCAGGGCGCGTTCTTCTCGATCTTCCAGGGCTGA
- a CDS encoding ABC transporter ATP-binding protein codes for MAVRDLRVSLGGVTVLDGVDLDVAAGEWVTVIGPNGAGKSTLLRALTGRTPYAGRVSLRGDDLGALRRRERARRVAMVAQSPAVPPGMTVREYVLLGRTPYVPPLGRESAADLAAADEEIRSLHLAAFADRPLTTLSGGERQRAFLARALAQRAPLLLLDEPTSALDIGHQQDVLDLVDRLRRDRGLTVLATMHDLSIAGGYADRMVLLAAGRVVAAGTPAEVLTERLLATHYRARVRVLPGEHGPLVVPVR; via the coding sequence ATCGCGGTCCGGGATCTCCGGGTGTCGCTCGGCGGCGTCACCGTGCTGGACGGCGTCGACCTCGACGTGGCGGCCGGCGAGTGGGTCACCGTGATCGGGCCGAACGGCGCGGGCAAGTCCACGTTGCTGCGCGCGCTGACCGGGCGGACGCCCTACGCCGGTCGCGTGTCGCTGCGCGGCGACGACCTCGGCGCGCTGCGGCGGCGGGAGCGGGCCCGGCGGGTGGCCATGGTCGCGCAGAGCCCGGCGGTGCCGCCCGGCATGACCGTCCGGGAGTACGTGCTGCTCGGGCGCACGCCGTACGTGCCGCCGCTGGGCCGGGAGTCCGCCGCCGACCTGGCCGCGGCGGACGAGGAGATCCGCAGCCTGCACCTCGCCGCGTTCGCGGACCGGCCGCTGACCACGCTCTCCGGCGGCGAGCGGCAGCGCGCGTTCCTGGCCCGCGCGCTCGCCCAGCGGGCGCCGCTGCTGCTGCTCGACGAGCCGACCAGCGCGCTCGACATCGGACACCAGCAGGACGTGCTCGACCTGGTCGACCGGCTGCGCCGGGACCGCGGGCTGACCGTGCTCGCCACCATGCACGACCTGTCGATCGCGGGCGGCTACGCGGACCGGATGGTGCTGCTCGCGGCCGGCCGGGTGGTGGCCGCCGGGACGCCGGCCGAGGTGCTCACCGAGCGGTTGCTGGCCACCCACTACCGCGCGCGCGTCCGCGTGCTGCCCGGCGAGCACGGCCCGCTGGTGGTCCCGGTCCGCTGA
- a CDS encoding FecCD family ABC transporter permease has translation MGPARRRPGPRGHGRGGQGPGVRRVRPLWWLAGLLAVIAAGVAGLAFGPVPLPPLAVAAELLDQIPGVRLESGLDEREAAVLLRLRLPRVALGLLAGAMLALAGAAYQGVFRNPLADPYLLGVAAGAGLAATAVIALNAPRVLLPSAAFAGALAAIALTYLLGGAGGRERSPAALILSGVAVAAFLQAGQVWLMQRYADDLREIYSWLFGRLATGGWSDVRLLLPYALITAVVVLLHRRELDVLTLGDEEAAGLGLHPRRSRLILIAAASLGTAAAVSVSGLIGFVGVIVPHTVRLLAGASYRAILPLSMLFGAAFLTSADLIARTAAAPAEVPIGVITALFGAPFFVLVLRTHRPVTL, from the coding sequence CTGGGGCCCGCGCGTCGTCGACCTGGTCCGCGCGGTCACGGACGCGGTGGCCAAGGTCCCGGCGTGAGGCGGGTGCGGCCACTGTGGTGGCTGGCCGGCCTGCTCGCGGTGATCGCCGCGGGCGTGGCCGGCCTCGCGTTCGGGCCGGTCCCGCTGCCGCCGCTCGCGGTCGCGGCCGAGCTGCTGGACCAGATCCCGGGGGTACGGCTGGAGTCCGGTTTGGACGAGCGGGAGGCCGCGGTGCTGCTGCGGCTGCGGCTGCCGCGGGTGGCGCTCGGCCTGCTCGCCGGCGCGATGCTGGCCCTGGCCGGCGCGGCCTACCAGGGCGTGTTCCGCAACCCGCTGGCCGACCCGTACCTGCTGGGCGTGGCGGCCGGCGCCGGGCTGGCCGCCACCGCGGTGATCGCGCTGAACGCGCCGCGCGTGCTGCTGCCGTCCGCCGCGTTCGCCGGCGCGCTGGCCGCGATCGCGCTGACGTACCTGCTCGGCGGCGCGGGCGGCCGGGAGCGGTCACCGGCCGCGCTGATCCTGTCCGGCGTCGCGGTCGCCGCGTTCCTGCAGGCCGGCCAGGTCTGGCTGATGCAGCGGTACGCGGACGACCTGCGCGAGATCTACTCCTGGCTGTTCGGCCGGCTGGCCACCGGCGGCTGGTCGGACGTGCGGCTGCTGCTGCCGTACGCGCTGATCACCGCGGTCGTGGTGCTGCTGCACCGGCGCGAGCTGGACGTGCTGACGCTCGGCGACGAGGAGGCGGCCGGACTCGGCCTGCACCCGCGGCGCTCCCGGCTGATCCTGATCGCGGCCGCGTCGCTCGGCACCGCGGCGGCGGTCTCCGTCTCCGGCCTGATCGGCTTCGTCGGCGTGATCGTGCCGCACACGGTCCGGCTGCTGGCGGGCGCGTCGTACCGGGCGATCCTGCCGCTCTCCATGCTGTTCGGCGCCGCATTCCTGACCTCGGCCGACCTGATCGCGCGCACCGCCGCCGCGCCGGCCGAGGTGCCGATCGGCGTGATCACCGCGCTGTTCGGCGCGCCGTTCTTCGTGCTGGTGCTGCGCACCCACCGGCCGGTGACGCTGTGA
- a CDS encoding ABC transporter substrate-binding protein yields the protein MAVARGRRTLAVILALLTLGGCAAEDEPAAPAASASAAYPVSAGGVTLDRRPERIVSLSPTATETLFAIGAGPQVVAVDDQSDFPAGVPVTDLSGFQPNAEAIAARTPDLVVIANDINDIVRSLTELKIPVYTAAAPATLDDGFRQWRELGALTGHAAEAADLATRTGAEIDKLVAGLPARERPLTYYYELGPELYSATSTTFVGALLGRAGLANVADPADSAGAAGGYPQLNQEFLVKANPDLIFLADVTCCAQSAETVAARPGWNTMTAVRERRIVPLDDDVASRWGPRVVDLVRAVTDAVAKVPA from the coding sequence GTGGCCGTGGCGCGCGGACGTCGTACCCTCGCTGTGATCCTTGCTCTTCTGACCCTCGGCGGATGTGCCGCCGAGGACGAACCGGCGGCCCCCGCGGCCTCGGCGAGCGCGGCCTATCCGGTCTCGGCCGGCGGCGTCACGCTCGACCGGCGGCCGGAGCGGATCGTCTCGCTGTCGCCGACCGCCACCGAGACGCTGTTCGCGATCGGCGCCGGGCCGCAGGTGGTGGCCGTCGACGACCAGTCCGACTTCCCGGCCGGCGTGCCGGTCACCGATCTGTCCGGCTTCCAGCCCAACGCGGAGGCGATCGCCGCGCGCACGCCGGACCTGGTGGTGATCGCCAACGACATCAACGACATCGTGCGGTCGCTGACCGAGCTGAAGATCCCGGTGTACACGGCCGCGGCGCCGGCCACGCTGGACGACGGCTTCCGCCAGTGGCGTGAGCTGGGCGCGCTGACCGGCCACGCGGCCGAGGCGGCGGACCTGGCCACCCGCACCGGCGCCGAGATCGACAAGCTGGTCGCCGGCCTGCCCGCCCGGGAGCGCCCGCTGACCTACTACTACGAGCTGGGCCCGGAGCTGTACTCCGCCACCTCCACCACGTTCGTCGGCGCGCTGCTCGGCCGGGCCGGGCTGGCCAACGTGGCCGACCCGGCGGACAGCGCCGGCGCCGCGGGCGGATATCCGCAGCTCAACCAGGAGTTCCTGGTGAAGGCGAACCCCGACCTGATCTTCCTGGCCGACGTCACCTGCTGCGCGCAGAGCGCGGAGACCGTCGCGGCCCGGCCCGGGTGGAACACGATGACGGCCGTGCGCGAGCGGCGGATCGTGCCGCTCGACGACGACGTCGCGTCCCGCTGGGGCCCGCGCGTCGTCGACCTGGTCCGCGCGGTCACGGACGCGGTGGCCAAGGTCCCGGCGTGA
- a CDS encoding DUF4229 domain-containing protein translates to MAAIKYTAGRIGLFAAFFAAMWFVDTDIFIKLIVALLLSAVASFFLLGAWRDQMANDLAARADRRKAERARLRAALAGEDEPEGEPAGTADEREAADKN, encoded by the coding sequence CCGCGATCAAGTACACGGCCGGCCGGATCGGTCTCTTCGCGGCGTTCTTCGCGGCGATGTGGTTCGTCGACACGGACATCTTCATCAAGCTGATCGTGGCGCTGCTGCTCTCGGCCGTCGCCTCGTTCTTCCTGCTCGGCGCGTGGCGTGACCAGATGGCCAACGACCTGGCCGCGCGCGCGGACCGGCGGAAGGCGGAGCGGGCCCGGCTGCGCGCCGCCCTGGCCGGCGAGGACGAGCCGGAGGGTGAGCCGGCGGGCACGGCGGACGAGCGGGAAGCCGCCGACAAGAACTGA